A genomic region of Burkholderia humptydooensis contains the following coding sequences:
- a CDS encoding AprA-related methyltransferase, translated as MQSLCELATSAGTLTAQLENYLRSHADDSCKLLGVPLGTPLRVEIADAGAPIETRRGDREATLRIGSDDAQRVMAYTRSCNWANGIVLVPTLTRLVLAGAFDGLKAGEPRAMRAFAATRKADPTRNLGLLWGALNLLGLAGWVTLGSGDEHAGYALTPAGARVVECVNAQRPLFTRLADAASLLQHLHALCHRRREHAGQSAEYAALVRVCIDGWPLPEARDDLERHADAQLRTAMDGLLLGPTWVALDMPVFEKQGAQQGKVAASFFEAFDARRDGVAIGDAWPHADRVALDAAWALLRHAGVADIEADGARVRLNEAGRIHRPIAAPYAGLAASYLRSYALLDELLFGDPDPLDVDRDGHIDRVMNVYASSGAGSGPASKEITAKIIRRLFDETPLDQQPAGISDMGCGDGSALRRLAQYVIESTRRGRHLADYPLIVIGADYNESARSRAADTLAALSGVPGVHVRVIDADISQPDRYDEAVAASGLTVKGPDGSHRAARLSDLLHTFMFLVHNRRLGVRRGDAADAVLERHLRQVDRAHLRSVAERYYPGQLTVSDDASLPVPLDAIRRAFRVAYSDAEGLVPGYVAAADLIDFVARWKPHAKHGFLVVEGHSPWAASLLDDAAAEPGRWTRTEQLPSVFNWGMHFLSRQFMAPFDEFMLAMCLAGLSPRDAIHGRIHPEGFPGPDLLNEYRFFSIADYVAYDAAHA; from the coding sequence ATGCAGTCGCTTTGTGAACTTGCCACGTCTGCCGGCACCCTGACCGCGCAGCTCGAAAACTACCTCCGCTCGCATGCCGACGACAGTTGCAAGCTGCTCGGCGTGCCGCTCGGCACGCCGCTGCGCGTCGAGATCGCCGACGCCGGCGCGCCGATCGAAACCCGCCGCGGCGACCGCGAGGCGACGCTGCGCATCGGCAGCGACGACGCGCAGCGCGTGATGGCCTACACGCGCAGTTGCAACTGGGCGAACGGCATCGTGCTCGTGCCGACGCTCACGCGCCTCGTGCTCGCGGGCGCGTTCGACGGCCTGAAGGCCGGCGAGCCGCGCGCGATGCGCGCGTTCGCGGCCACGCGCAAGGCCGATCCGACGCGCAACCTCGGGCTGCTGTGGGGCGCGCTGAACCTGCTCGGCCTCGCCGGCTGGGTGACGCTCGGCAGCGGCGATGAGCACGCCGGCTATGCGTTGACGCCCGCCGGCGCGCGCGTCGTCGAGTGCGTGAACGCGCAGCGGCCGCTTTTCACGCGCCTGGCCGATGCGGCTTCGCTGCTGCAGCATCTGCATGCGCTGTGTCATCGCCGGCGCGAGCACGCCGGCCAGAGCGCGGAATACGCGGCGCTCGTGCGAGTCTGCATCGACGGATGGCCGTTGCCGGAAGCGCGCGACGATCTCGAACGGCACGCCGACGCGCAACTGCGCACCGCGATGGACGGGCTGTTGCTCGGCCCGACGTGGGTCGCGCTCGACATGCCGGTGTTCGAGAAGCAGGGCGCGCAGCAGGGCAAGGTCGCGGCGAGCTTCTTCGAGGCGTTCGACGCGCGGCGCGACGGCGTCGCGATCGGCGACGCGTGGCCGCACGCGGACCGCGTCGCGCTGGACGCCGCATGGGCGCTGCTGCGCCACGCGGGCGTGGCCGACATCGAGGCCGACGGCGCGCGCGTGCGGCTCAACGAGGCGGGACGCATCCATCGGCCGATCGCCGCGCCGTATGCGGGGCTCGCCGCATCGTACCTGCGCTCGTATGCGCTGCTCGACGAATTGCTGTTCGGCGACCCCGATCCGCTCGACGTCGATCGCGACGGGCACATCGATCGCGTGATGAACGTGTATGCGTCGAGCGGCGCGGGCTCGGGCCCGGCGTCGAAGGAGATCACGGCGAAGATCATCCGGCGCCTGTTCGACGAGACGCCGCTCGATCAGCAGCCGGCCGGCATTTCCGACATGGGCTGCGGCGACGGCAGCGCGCTCAGGCGGCTCGCGCAGTACGTGATCGAATCGACGCGGCGCGGCCGGCATCTCGCCGACTATCCGCTCATCGTGATCGGCGCGGACTACAACGAATCGGCGCGCAGCCGCGCGGCGGATACGCTCGCCGCGCTGAGCGGCGTGCCGGGCGTGCACGTGCGCGTGATCGACGCCGACATTTCGCAGCCCGATCGTTACGACGAAGCGGTGGCCGCGAGCGGCCTGACCGTGAAGGGCCCGGACGGCAGTCATCGTGCGGCGCGCCTGAGCGATCTGCTGCACACGTTCATGTTCCTCGTGCACAACCGCCGCCTCGGCGTGCGCCGCGGCGATGCCGCCGATGCGGTTCTCGAGCGCCATTTGCGGCAGGTCGATCGCGCGCATCTGCGCAGCGTCGCCGAACGTTACTATCCGGGACAACTGACGGTTTCGGACGATGCGTCGCTGCCGGTTCCGCTCGACGCGATCAGGCGCGCGTTCCGCGTCGCGTACAGCGATGCCGAAGGGCTTGTGCCCGGCTACGTCGCGGCCGCCGACCTGATCGACTTCGTCGCGCGCTGGAAGCCGCACGCGAAGCACGGCTTCCTCGTCGTCGAAGGGCATAGCCCGTGGGCCGCGAGCCTGCTCGACGACGCGGCGGCCGAGCCGGGCCGCTGGACGCGGACCGAGCAGTTGCCGTCGGTGTTCAACTGGGGGATGCATTTCCTGTCGCGGCAGTTCATGGCGCCGTTCGACGAGTTCATGCTCGCGATGTGCCTCGCGGGGTTGAGCCCGCGCGACGCGATCCACGGACGCATCCACCCCGAGGGCTTCCCCGGCCCGGATCTGCTGAACGAATACCGGTTCTTCAGCATCGCCGATTATGTCGCCTACGACGCTGCGCATGCGTGA
- a CDS encoding AMP-binding protein: MTTTNLPKTINELLRARAATRGEKVAYLFLSGQPDDEQQQSITFAELDLAARRVALLLQRQSVGVGERVLLLCRPGLDYVAGFLGCLYAGAVAVPAYPPRNRQHASRIVGIVESAGAKAILSTGDDFTRCAKLLEDTAASHVALLDLDAAKPLDATLEPADVAPSHVAFLQYTSGTTGKPKGVMVTHGNLIHNLSLIGEWMGYHDESTMVSWLPPYHDMGLIGGVLTSLFGGFRCVLMAPERFIQHPFLWLRAISDHRADVTGAPDFAYRMCSRRVPDEALATLDLSCLKTAYSGAESVRYGTLAEFAQRFAPTGFDPERFKPCYGLAECTLLVAGRSAPRPLRTVCVDQAALQQQKVAIRREFEGLAPQMDERDGERVLVSVGVPIGGQRVVVRDLNTNERCADDEIGEICVAGASVAPGYWQQYEQTLAAFQRGIGGEAGQDFAATGDLGFHHRGDLYVTGRLKDMIIIAGRNYYSEDIEYAVIGSRPELVPNGCAAFTVDAGDEERLVVVAEIERTHRKGDLDALLKGMREAIWLRHDISPGAVLLVSPGSVPKTSSGKVRRSECRKRLRDGELTVLARWDADDCVAEATQGGGAAASASSASPAAQAPCAAPAAQAHATDAAAAGSAASPNAAKVEQLKDWLRHYARTRIDSRTIDERRTIPPHIVLDFGNAGLLGMQIDRGYGGLGLTHREMLALVSQLATIDTTLAFFVGLNNTLGIRPIMLDAQPALRDELLPLLATGRTLAAFALTEPDAGSNARAIVSTAQRIDGDHWLVSGRKSWSGSSAWAGVINVFAKQADGAGMVGLAVRQGTPGLRIGAEDLTMGVRGMIQNTLHLDRARVSDACRLGAPGQGMAVAQQTMNFARLGIGAVCVGAMKRCAQLMHRYAARRRIGTGLLLDHPLARQRLGDLRHRIDGLSALIEQLAADFDAGRDAPEDGLLIAKILGSECLSQTSDELMQMLGGRGYIETNVAPQIFRDARLPRIFEGPTETLLAHLGSRLLNGGDDLLGYLGERTGAGALAAELRGLGEQLLEEGLANAEALGGAAHATNWVNYWLGSVAQWALLLAAVEQAAKRRGADGATLDWAQSQYELAVEAAQRQVGRRRMLSSAAQLAEWAQRDEREIGPIEQTVPGATQRIDPLLRADYDTRAEPAGIGAALAVDEPPPAADVSPEPASASAGQAAPGLKREVERWLLTWLGERLRNRRIALTAETTFADIGLDSILAVELTMAFGDAFRTTVDASAVWDHASIDALATHLAARMGQHAPAQADAASSAISSSL, translated from the coding sequence ATGACCACCACCAATCTGCCGAAGACGATCAACGAGCTGCTGCGCGCGCGCGCGGCGACGAGAGGCGAGAAAGTCGCGTATCTGTTCCTGAGCGGTCAGCCCGACGACGAGCAGCAGCAATCGATCACGTTCGCGGAACTCGATCTGGCCGCACGCCGCGTCGCGCTGCTGCTGCAACGGCAGTCGGTCGGCGTCGGCGAGCGCGTGCTGCTGCTGTGCCGGCCGGGGCTCGACTACGTCGCGGGCTTCCTCGGCTGCCTGTACGCGGGCGCGGTCGCCGTGCCCGCGTATCCGCCGCGCAACCGGCAGCACGCGAGCCGCATCGTCGGCATCGTCGAGAGCGCGGGCGCGAAGGCGATCCTGTCCACCGGCGACGATTTCACGCGCTGCGCGAAGCTGCTGGAGGATACGGCGGCGTCGCACGTCGCGCTGCTCGACCTCGACGCCGCGAAGCCGCTCGACGCGACGCTCGAGCCGGCCGACGTCGCGCCTTCGCACGTCGCGTTCCTGCAGTACACGTCGGGCACGACCGGCAAGCCGAAGGGCGTGATGGTCACGCACGGCAACCTGATCCACAACCTTTCGCTGATCGGCGAATGGATGGGGTATCACGACGAGAGCACGATGGTCAGTTGGCTGCCGCCGTATCACGACATGGGGTTGATCGGCGGGGTCCTGACGTCGCTGTTCGGCGGTTTTCGCTGCGTGCTGATGGCGCCGGAGCGCTTCATCCAGCATCCGTTCCTGTGGTTGCGCGCGATCAGCGACCATCGCGCGGACGTGACGGGCGCGCCCGACTTCGCCTACCGGATGTGCAGCCGCCGCGTGCCCGATGAAGCGCTCGCGACGCTTGACCTGAGCTGCCTGAAGACCGCGTACAGCGGCGCGGAATCGGTCCGCTACGGCACGCTCGCGGAGTTCGCGCAGCGCTTCGCGCCGACGGGCTTCGATCCGGAGCGCTTCAAGCCGTGCTACGGCCTCGCCGAATGCACGCTGCTCGTCGCGGGGCGCAGCGCGCCGCGGCCGCTTCGCACGGTGTGCGTCGACCAGGCGGCGCTGCAGCAGCAGAAGGTCGCGATCCGGCGCGAGTTCGAGGGCCTCGCGCCGCAGATGGACGAGCGCGACGGCGAGCGCGTGCTCGTCAGCGTCGGCGTGCCGATCGGCGGGCAGCGGGTCGTCGTGCGCGATCTGAATACGAACGAGCGCTGCGCGGACGACGAAATCGGCGAGATCTGCGTCGCGGGCGCGAGCGTCGCGCCCGGCTACTGGCAGCAGTACGAACAGACGCTCGCGGCGTTCCAGCGCGGCATCGGCGGCGAGGCCGGGCAGGATTTCGCCGCCACGGGCGACCTTGGCTTCCATCATCGCGGCGATCTGTACGTCACCGGCCGCCTGAAGGACATGATCATCATCGCCGGGCGCAACTACTACTCGGAAGACATCGAGTACGCGGTGATCGGCAGCCGGCCCGAGCTGGTGCCGAACGGCTGCGCGGCGTTCACGGTCGACGCGGGCGACGAGGAGCGGCTCGTCGTCGTCGCGGAGATCGAGCGCACGCATCGCAAGGGCGATCTCGACGCGCTGCTCAAGGGCATGCGCGAGGCGATCTGGCTGCGCCACGACATCAGCCCGGGCGCGGTGCTGCTGGTGTCGCCCGGCAGCGTGCCGAAGACATCGAGCGGCAAGGTGCGGCGCAGCGAATGCCGCAAGCGGTTGCGCGACGGCGAGCTGACGGTGCTCGCGCGCTGGGACGCGGACGACTGCGTGGCCGAAGCCACGCAGGGCGGCGGCGCCGCCGCGTCCGCGTCGTCGGCTTCGCCGGCCGCGCAGGCGCCTTGCGCCGCGCCGGCCGCGCAAGCCCATGCAACCGATGCGGCCGCCGCGGGCAGCGCCGCCTCGCCGAACGCCGCGAAGGTCGAGCAGCTCAAGGACTGGCTGCGCCACTACGCGCGCACGCGAATCGATTCGCGAACCATCGACGAGCGCCGGACCATTCCGCCGCACATCGTGCTCGACTTCGGCAACGCGGGGCTCCTCGGCATGCAGATCGACCGCGGATACGGCGGCCTCGGTCTCACGCATCGCGAGATGCTGGCGCTGGTGTCGCAACTGGCGACGATCGACACGACGCTCGCATTCTTCGTGGGCCTGAACAATACGCTCGGCATCCGGCCGATCATGCTGGACGCGCAGCCCGCGCTGCGCGACGAGCTGCTGCCGCTGCTCGCGACGGGGCGCACGCTCGCCGCGTTCGCGCTGACCGAGCCGGATGCGGGCTCGAACGCGCGCGCGATCGTGTCGACCGCGCAGCGCATCGACGGCGATCACTGGCTCGTCAGCGGCCGCAAGAGCTGGAGCGGATCGTCGGCGTGGGCGGGGGTGATCAACGTGTTCGCGAAGCAGGCGGACGGCGCCGGCATGGTCGGGCTCGCGGTCCGGCAGGGCACGCCCGGCCTGCGGATCGGCGCGGAAGACCTGACGATGGGCGTGCGCGGGATGATCCAGAACACGCTCCACCTCGATCGCGCGCGCGTGAGCGACGCGTGCCGGCTCGGCGCGCCCGGGCAGGGGATGGCGGTCGCGCAGCAGACGATGAACTTCGCGCGCCTCGGCATCGGCGCGGTCTGCGTCGGCGCGATGAAGCGCTGCGCGCAGTTGATGCATCGCTATGCGGCGCGCCGCCGGATCGGCACCGGCCTGCTGCTCGACCATCCGCTCGCCCGTCAGCGTCTTGGCGACCTGCGGCATCGGATCGACGGACTGAGCGCGCTGATCGAGCAACTGGCGGCCGATTTCGACGCGGGGCGCGACGCGCCCGAAGACGGCCTGCTGATCGCGAAGATTCTCGGCTCGGAGTGCCTGTCGCAAACGTCCGACGAACTGATGCAGATGCTGGGCGGGCGCGGCTACATCGAAACGAATGTCGCGCCGCAGATCTTCCGCGATGCGCGGCTGCCGCGCATCTTCGAGGGGCCGACCGAGACGCTGCTCGCGCATCTGGGCAGCCGTCTGCTGAACGGCGGCGACGATCTGCTCGGCTATCTGGGCGAGCGCACGGGCGCGGGCGCGCTGGCCGCCGAGCTGCGCGGGCTCGGCGAGCAACTGCTCGAAGAGGGGCTCGCGAACGCGGAAGCGCTCGGCGGGGCCGCGCACGCGACGAACTGGGTCAACTACTGGCTCGGCAGCGTCGCGCAATGGGCGCTGCTGCTGGCCGCCGTCGAGCAGGCCGCGAAGCGGCGCGGCGCCGACGGCGCGACGCTCGATTGGGCGCAGAGCCAATACGAGCTCGCGGTCGAGGCGGCGCAGCGCCAGGTGGGCCGCCGGCGCATGCTGTCGAGCGCCGCGCAGCTCGCCGAGTGGGCGCAGCGCGACGAGCGCGAGATCGGTCCGATCGAGCAGACGGTGCCGGGCGCGACGCAACGGATCGATCCGCTGCTGCGCGCCGACTACGACACGCGTGCGGAGCCCGCCGGCATCGGCGCGGCGCTCGCCGTCGACGAGCCGCCGCCGGCCGCCGACGTCTCGCCCGAGCCTGCGTCCGCGTCGGCCGGGCAGGCCGCCCCCGGGCTGAAGCGCGAGGTCGAGCGCTGGCTGCTGACGTGGCTCGGCGAGCGTCTGCGCAATCGCCGGATCGCGCTGACGGCCGAGACGACCTTCGCCGACATCGGCCTCGATTCGATCCTCGCGGTCGAGCTGACGATGGCGTTCGGCGACGCGTTTCGCACGACCGTCGATGCGTCCGCCGTCTGGGATCACGCGTCGATCGACGCATTGGCGACGCATCTCGCCGCCCGAATGGGCCAGCACGCGCCCGCGCAAGCGGACGCGGCTTCGTCCGCCATTTCTTCTTCCTTGTGA
- the ahpC gene encoding alkyl hydroperoxide reductase subunit C, protein MPIINSQIKPFKATAYHNGDFVQVSDETLKGKWSVVVFYPADFTFVCPTELGDLADRYAEFQKLGVEIYAVSTDTHFTHKAWHDTSDTISKIQYPMIGDPTLAISRNFDVLIEEEGLALRGTFVINPEGEIKLCEIHDNGIGRDAGELLRKVQAAQYIAAHPGEVCPAKWTPGADTLTPSLDLIGKI, encoded by the coding sequence ATGCCGATCATCAACAGCCAGATCAAACCGTTCAAGGCCACCGCATACCACAACGGCGACTTCGTGCAGGTCAGCGACGAGACCCTGAAGGGCAAGTGGTCCGTCGTCGTGTTCTACCCCGCCGACTTCACGTTCGTGTGCCCGACCGAGCTCGGCGATCTGGCCGACCGCTACGCCGAATTCCAGAAGCTCGGCGTCGAAATCTACGCGGTGTCGACCGACACGCACTTCACGCACAAGGCGTGGCACGATACGTCGGACACGATCTCGAAGATCCAGTATCCGATGATCGGCGATCCGACGCTCGCGATCTCGCGCAACTTCGACGTGCTGATCGAAGAGGAAGGCCTCGCGCTGCGCGGCACGTTCGTGATCAACCCGGAAGGCGAGATCAAGCTGTGCGAGATCCACGACAACGGCATCGGCCGCGACGCGGGCGAGCTGCTGCGCAAAGTCCAGGCCGCGCAATACATCGCCGCGCATCCGGGCGAAGTCTGCCCCGCGAAGTGGACGCCGGGCGCCGACACGCTCACGCCGTCGCTCGATCTGATCGGCAAGATCTGA
- a CDS encoding helix-turn-helix domain-containing protein, giving the protein MLDEAVDVPAMYDIGGRDGKLMALLVAEMASMRRLSLHAPLPIDPRLARACRRLFDAPSIAIGLDAMAAEAGMSRRTMTRLFRMQTGESFAEWREQVCLLAAIERLSEGQAVTRVALDRGYASPSAFPSAFRRVLGEAPTRHLEVRATA; this is encoded by the coding sequence TTGCTCGACGAGGCCGTCGACGTGCCGGCGATGTACGACATCGGCGGACGCGACGGCAAACTGATGGCCCTGCTCGTCGCGGAAATGGCGTCGATGCGGCGTCTGTCGCTTCACGCGCCACTGCCGATCGATCCTCGTCTCGCTCGCGCGTGCCGGCGCTTGTTCGATGCGCCTTCGATTGCGATCGGGCTCGACGCGATGGCGGCCGAAGCCGGCATGAGCCGGCGAACCATGACCCGCCTTTTCCGCATGCAGACCGGCGAGAGTTTCGCCGAGTGGCGCGAGCAGGTCTGCCTGCTCGCGGCCATCGAGCGCCTGAGCGAAGGACAGGCCGTGACCCGCGTCGCGCTGGATCGCGGCTACGCAAGCCCTAGCGCGTTCCCGTCCGCGTTCCGTCGCGTTCTCGGTGAAGCGCCGACCCGGCATCTGGAAGTGCGCGCAACCGCATGA
- the ahpF gene encoding alkyl hydroperoxide reductase subunit F gives MLDANLKTQLKSYLERITRPVELVASLDDGGQSRELRALLDEIASLSPQVSIVERRDGAERTPSFSVGEPGKAAGIRFAGMPMGHEFTSLVLALLQTGGHPIKLDDATIEQIRALDGDYAFETYISLTCQNCPEVVQALNVMALVNPRIRHVMIDGALFQDEVEARRIMAVPTIFLNGETFGQGRSSVKEILAKLDRGASRRAAQALAEKPVFDMLIVGGGPAGAAAAIYAARKGISTGVVAERFGGQVLDTMAIENFVSVKETEGPKFATALEQHVKQYEVDVIDVQRADRLVPGRIHEIRLASGAVLKAKAVVLATGARWREIGVPGEREYRNRGVAYCPHCDGPLFKGKRVAVVGGGNSGVEAAIDLAGIVSEVTLIEYGAQLRADDVLQRKLHSLANVTVLTRARTTELTGDGARLNGLVYEDMRTGEAKRIALEGVFVQIGLVPNAEWLKGTVELSKHGEIVVDARGATSVPGVFAAGDVTTVPYKQIVIAVGEGAKASLGAFDYLIRSEADAAQAADAEASASAEMIAA, from the coding sequence ATGCTGGACGCCAATCTCAAGACTCAGTTGAAATCGTACCTCGAACGGATCACGCGTCCCGTCGAGCTCGTCGCATCGCTCGACGACGGCGGCCAGTCGCGCGAGCTGCGCGCGCTGCTCGACGAGATCGCGTCGCTTTCGCCGCAAGTCTCGATCGTCGAGCGCCGCGACGGGGCGGAGCGCACGCCGTCGTTCTCGGTCGGCGAGCCGGGCAAGGCCGCGGGCATCCGCTTCGCCGGGATGCCGATGGGCCATGAGTTCACGTCGCTCGTGCTCGCGCTGCTGCAGACGGGCGGCCATCCGATCAAGCTCGACGACGCGACGATCGAGCAGATCCGCGCGCTCGACGGCGATTACGCGTTCGAGACGTACATCTCGCTCACCTGCCAGAACTGCCCGGAAGTCGTGCAGGCGCTCAACGTGATGGCGCTCGTCAACCCGCGCATCCGCCACGTGATGATCGACGGCGCGCTGTTCCAGGACGAAGTCGAGGCGCGCCGGATCATGGCCGTGCCGACGATCTTCCTGAACGGCGAGACGTTCGGCCAGGGCCGCAGCAGCGTGAAGGAAATCCTCGCGAAGCTCGACCGCGGCGCGAGCCGGCGCGCGGCGCAGGCGCTCGCGGAAAAGCCCGTGTTCGACATGCTGATCGTCGGCGGCGGCCCCGCCGGCGCGGCGGCCGCGATCTACGCGGCGCGCAAGGGCATCTCGACGGGCGTCGTCGCCGAGCGCTTCGGCGGGCAAGTGCTCGACACGATGGCGATCGAGAACTTCGTGTCGGTCAAGGAAACCGAAGGGCCGAAGTTTGCGACCGCGCTCGAGCAGCACGTGAAGCAATACGAAGTCGACGTGATCGACGTGCAGCGCGCCGACCGGCTCGTGCCGGGCCGCATCCACGAAATCCGCCTCGCGAGCGGCGCGGTGCTGAAGGCGAAAGCCGTCGTGCTCGCCACAGGCGCGCGCTGGCGCGAAATCGGCGTGCCCGGCGAGCGCGAGTATCGCAACCGCGGCGTCGCGTACTGCCCGCATTGCGACGGCCCGCTTTTCAAGGGCAAGCGCGTCGCGGTGGTCGGCGGCGGCAATTCGGGCGTCGAGGCCGCGATCGATCTCGCCGGCATCGTGAGCGAAGTGACGCTGATCGAATACGGCGCGCAACTGCGCGCGGACGACGTGCTGCAGCGCAAGCTGCACAGCCTCGCGAACGTGACGGTGCTCACGCGTGCCCGCACGACCGAACTCACGGGCGACGGCGCGCGGCTGAACGGGCTCGTCTACGAGGACATGCGCACCGGCGAAGCGAAGCGCATCGCGCTCGAAGGCGTGTTCGTGCAGATCGGCCTCGTGCCGAACGCCGAATGGCTGAAGGGAACGGTCGAGCTGTCGAAGCACGGCGAGATCGTCGTCGACGCGCGCGGCGCGACGTCGGTGCCCGGCGTGTTCGCCGCCGGCGACGTGACGACCGTGCCGTACAAGCAGATCGTGATCGCGGTCGGCGAAGGCGCGAAGGCATCGCTCGGCGCGTTCGACTATCTGATTCGAAGCGAAGCGGATGCGGCGCAGGCGGCGGATGCCGAAGCCTCGGCGAGCGCCGAGATGATCGCCGCCTGA
- a CDS encoding MAPEG family protein, which translates to MTVSQTCLLITALMPFVWTMCAKSGSRYDNREPRRYLAQLEGWRARAFGAHQNSWEALALFTAALVVAWHNGANVQRVDQLAIVFAASRALYGVLYLLNWATLRSLMWTVGLVCVVWLFFAAP; encoded by the coding sequence ATGACCGTGTCGCAAACTTGCCTGCTGATCACCGCATTGATGCCGTTCGTCTGGACGATGTGCGCGAAGTCGGGCAGCCGGTACGACAACCGCGAGCCGCGCCGCTATCTCGCGCAGCTCGAAGGCTGGCGAGCGCGCGCGTTCGGCGCGCATCAGAATTCGTGGGAGGCGCTTGCGCTGTTCACCGCGGCGCTCGTCGTCGCGTGGCACAACGGCGCGAACGTGCAGCGCGTCGATCAGCTCGCGATCGTCTTCGCCGCATCGCGCGCGCTGTATGGCGTGCTCTATCTGCTGAACTGGGCGACGCTGCGCTCGCTCATGTGGACGGTCGGCCTCGTTTGCGTGGTCTGGCTGTTCTTCGCCGCGCCGTGA
- a CDS encoding helix-turn-helix transcriptional regulator produces the protein MVDIFCKLGKVISSIGAERFATDLHSLFVASMNVEATKITAWSINDMKREVVDVHLLGAFTSQHQDLWADILNVDLEKKSVEHPLSKKVLAARDTQLIHMNVLRPNQDEFGLTSSPYHDRGFQCHLVSCKTNRRYVISLCRSPQARDFTIQEMSLLKSYAETLMPLVEMHSSHRRCAMSDRPAKIPGHTVCSTGVESVRQGFEHRLKDAAIMLSDREIEVCVGLLTGNTFREMATELGVKSSTVETYIKRAAAKLGFKGRHGLIKWVLDEA, from the coding sequence TTGGTCGACATCTTTTGCAAGCTGGGAAAAGTCATATCCAGCATTGGCGCCGAGCGCTTTGCCACTGATCTACATTCGTTGTTTGTCGCATCTATGAACGTAGAAGCCACCAAGATTACTGCATGGTCCATCAATGACATGAAAAGGGAAGTTGTCGACGTGCATCTGTTGGGGGCATTCACGTCACAACATCAAGACCTATGGGCCGACATTCTGAATGTCGATCTGGAAAAAAAGTCGGTTGAGCATCCGCTGTCGAAGAAAGTACTGGCTGCGCGCGATACGCAGTTGATCCACATGAACGTGCTCCGACCGAACCAAGACGAGTTCGGGTTGACATCCTCGCCCTATCACGACCGAGGATTCCAGTGCCACCTGGTGTCATGCAAGACGAACCGCCGCTATGTGATTTCGTTGTGCCGCTCCCCGCAAGCGCGCGACTTTACCATTCAGGAAATGTCGCTTTTGAAAAGCTACGCCGAAACGCTCATGCCGCTCGTCGAGATGCACTCGTCGCATCGACGATGTGCGATGTCGGACCGTCCAGCGAAAATTCCGGGCCATACGGTGTGCTCGACCGGCGTCGAGTCCGTGCGTCAGGGGTTCGAGCATAGGCTCAAGGATGCGGCCATTATGCTGTCCGATCGCGAGATCGAAGTGTGTGTTGGCTTGCTGACCGGCAACACGTTTCGCGAAATGGCAACTGAACTCGGGGTGAAAAGCAGCACTGTCGAGACTTACATCAAACGCGCTGCGGCAAAACTTGGCTTCAAGGGACGACACGGTCTCATAAAGTGGGTGCTCGACGAAGCCTGA